A single region of the Acidithiobacillus acidisediminis genome encodes:
- a CDS encoding cytochrome ubiquinol oxidase subunit I has translation MIIENSLPILLSRLDFAFITSMHILWTPVTIGMSWLLFFLEVAWLRSGNEKWYRLQRFFEKLFIVNFGAGVATGVTMEMAFGILYGPFSQAVGPFFGNILGFETITAFMYEAGFIGLMIFGWGKIGKGMHLFSTFNVALSSSLSAMWILVANGWMQSPRGIVLKDGLFQVTNWWNAIFNPNFDIGFPHMWIATIELSLFFFAAVSAWFILKNRHADLFTTLLKPTLLALIVITPLQIFIGDELGHEVAVDQPTSLAAMEGHYHTDLPNGQVNSGWHVIAIPNSKNDGNVFSITIPHVLSLLETHTLNGKVAGMDQFAANDRPDVWVPFYAFRIMVSIGFFLFLMALWGNWLRLRGQLSADNLRRHPTFLRLMVFSGFLPYLAVWTGWWTREIGRQPWVVYGLMRTWQGVSHMGVAAESIWFIGYICFEFMVWGGAWYFFSRIVKKGPDLSSPVIGSEANPSAGGGLAQASFAKPSLDKSR, from the coding sequence ATGATCATCGAGAACTCCCTCCCGATTCTGCTTAGCCGTCTGGACTTTGCCTTCATCACGTCCATGCATATTCTGTGGACGCCGGTGACCATCGGCATGTCCTGGCTGCTCTTCTTTTTGGAAGTAGCTTGGCTACGCTCGGGAAACGAGAAGTGGTACCGCTTGCAACGTTTTTTCGAAAAGCTCTTCATCGTCAACTTTGGTGCCGGTGTCGCTACCGGCGTTACCATGGAGATGGCCTTTGGCATTCTCTACGGACCCTTTTCCCAGGCCGTTGGGCCGTTTTTCGGTAACATCCTGGGCTTCGAGACCATCACCGCCTTCATGTATGAGGCGGGCTTCATCGGCCTCATGATTTTTGGCTGGGGCAAGATCGGCAAAGGCATGCATCTCTTCTCCACCTTCAACGTGGCACTTTCCTCCAGCCTTTCGGCCATGTGGATCCTGGTTGCCAACGGTTGGATGCAGTCACCGCGAGGAATCGTCCTGAAGGACGGTCTGTTTCAGGTGACCAACTGGTGGAATGCCATCTTCAACCCAAATTTTGATATTGGTTTTCCCCACATGTGGATCGCAACCATTGAGCTGTCACTGTTCTTCTTTGCCGCGGTCAGCGCCTGGTTCATCCTCAAGAATCGTCATGCGGATCTGTTCACCACCCTGCTCAAGCCAACCCTGTTGGCGCTGATCGTCATCACCCCGCTCCAGATTTTCATTGGCGATGAACTCGGTCACGAGGTGGCAGTGGATCAACCCACCTCTTTGGCCGCCATGGAAGGGCACTATCACACCGATCTGCCCAATGGTCAGGTCAACAGTGGCTGGCATGTGATCGCCATTCCCAACAGCAAAAACGATGGCAATGTCTTTTCCATCACCATTCCCCATGTCTTGAGCTTACTGGAAACCCACACCCTCAATGGCAAGGTGGCGGGTATGGATCAGTTTGCCGCCAATGACCGTCCGGACGTCTGGGTGCCGTTCTATGCCTTCCGCATCATGGTAAGCATTGGCTTCTTTCTCTTCTTGATGGCCCTGTGGGGGAACTGGCTGCGCTTACGCGGGCAGCTCAGTGCAGACAATCTACGGCGTCATCCCACCTTCTTGCGCTTGATGGTGTTCAGCGGGTTCTTGCCCTACCTGGCGGTGTGGACCGGCTGGTGGACGCGGGAAATCGGTCGGCAACCCTGGGTAGTGTACGGCCTGATGCGCACTTGGCAGGGGGTCAGCCACATGGGCGTGGCAGCCGAATCGATCTGGTTCATCGGCTATATCTGCTTTGAGTTCATGGTCTGGGGGGGTGCTTGGTATTTCTTCTCCCGCATTGTCAAGAAAGGCCCAGACCTCAGCAGCCCAGTGATCGGCAGTGAAGCAAACCCCAGTGCTGGTGGGGGATTGGCGCAAGCGAGCTTTGCCAAACCCAGTCTCGACAAGAGCCGCTAA
- a CDS encoding cytochrome d ubiquinol oxidase subunit II, translating to MDQLDQILRIHSALSTFWWILLGLFFVIYIILDGADLGAGVFSLLLKEENDRAAVMASMAGTWDANETWLVVAGGVIFGAFPLVYGATFNYLMIPLMFALWGIISRAVAFEFHVHAKSSKKFWGTMFGLGSLIAALFAGIALGATLLGFSMSKENAQGITNAADPFANTIPHFSGSAVSFISAFSIWTGIAAVIAGGLAGTLYLCARFKQEDPIYKKAHAWATTFSFLALAAVVITLIWSYAIMPDAAKWTGNGWFGWLILLVAILIAAYKMMSAHAAHRDFPALLWCGAIVVLMWGGMWATNFPYIVPNTWTISAGGNPANDLAILTLFMTGFVPVMIMYNAYQIWVFRHRITHMAGYESH from the coding sequence ATGGATCAACTCGATCAAATACTACGTATCCACAGTGCATTGAGCACTTTTTGGTGGATTTTATTAGGGCTGTTCTTCGTCATTTACATCATCCTTGACGGTGCGGACTTGGGGGCGGGGGTGTTTTCTCTGCTCCTCAAGGAGGAAAATGATCGCGCTGCGGTCATGGCCTCCATGGCCGGCACCTGGGATGCCAATGAAACCTGGTTGGTGGTCGCTGGCGGGGTGATTTTTGGGGCCTTTCCCTTGGTCTATGGCGCCACATTCAATTACCTGATGATTCCCCTGATGTTCGCTCTGTGGGGCATCATCTCCCGCGCCGTAGCCTTTGAGTTCCATGTCCACGCCAAAAGCTCGAAAAAGTTCTGGGGTACCATGTTTGGTTTGGGTAGCTTGATTGCCGCCCTTTTCGCTGGCATTGCCCTGGGTGCCACCTTGCTGGGCTTTTCCATGAGCAAGGAAAATGCCCAGGGAATTACCAACGCCGCGGATCCATTTGCCAATACGATCCCGCATTTTTCCGGCAGCGCCGTGAGCTTTATTAGTGCCTTCAGCATCTGGACGGGCATCGCAGCCGTAATTGCAGGTGGCCTCGCCGGCACACTCTACCTCTGTGCCCGCTTCAAGCAGGAGGATCCCATTTATAAAAAGGCCCATGCCTGGGCGACCACTTTTTCCTTTCTGGCGCTGGCGGCCGTCGTGATCACGTTGATTTGGTCCTACGCCATTATGCCCGACGCTGCCAAGTGGACCGGGAATGGCTGGTTTGGCTGGCTCATCCTGCTCGTGGCCATTCTCATAGCGGCATACAAGATGATGAGTGCCCATGCTGCGCACCGGGATTTCCCTGCCCTGCTGTGGTGTGGCGCGATCGTCGTCCTGATGTGGGGTGGTATGTGGGCCACGAACTTTCCCTACATCGTACCCAACACCTGGACCATCAGCGCCGGCGGCAATCCGGCCAACGATCTAGCCATCCTCACCCTGTTCATGACCGGGTTTGTGCCAGTCATGATCATGTACAACGCCTATCAGATCTGGGTGTTCCGTCATCGGATCACCCATATGGCAGGCTATGAGAGTCATTAG